GGCCCCATGGCGCTGGCGTGCCTGCCGAGGATCCGCCACCTCTTCGTGGAGCCGGGCAAGAACGGCGGCGTCGAGACCTTCGAGGTCGACCTCTTCATGGGCCGCCGCCTGGCCGAGCAGGCCCTGCGCAGCGAGTCCGAGTTCTACGTCTGCTCGCTCTCCGAGCAGGTGATCTCCTACAAGGGCCTGGTGATGCCGGTGGACCTGCCGGCCTTCTACCGGGACCTCGGCGACGAGCGTCTGGAGACCGCGATCTGCGTCTTCCACCAGCGCTTCTCCACCAACACCGCGCCGCGCTGGCCCCTGGCCCAGCCCTTCCGCCTGCTGGCCCACAACGGCGAGATCAACACCATCGAGGCCAACCGCGGCTGGGCCAACTCCCGCAAGGAGAACTTCGTCTGTGAGCGGCTGCCCGAGATCGCCGAGCTCGACGAGATCGTCAACACCACGGGTTCCGACTCCTCGAGCATGGACAACATGCTGGAAGTGTTGCTGACGGGCGGCATGGAGCTGCACCGCGCGGTACGCCTGATGGTGCCCCCCGCCTGGCAGAACGTGGAGCTGATGGACGGCGACCTGCGCGCCTTCTACGAGTACAACTCCATGCACATGGAGCCCTGGGACGGCCCCGCCGGCGTGGTGATGACCGACGGCCGCCAGGCGCTCTGCATGCTGGACCGCAACGGCCTGCGTCCGGCTCGCTGGGTGATCACCAAGAACGGTTTCATCACCCTGGCCTCCGAGATCGGCACCTACGACTACAAGCCCGAGGATGTGGTGGCCAAGGGGCGCGTGGGCCCCGGCCAGATACTGGCCGTGGATACCGAGACCGGCGAGGTGCTACACACCGGCGACATCGACGAGCGCCTCAAGTCGGCCTACCCCTACAAGCGCTGGCTGAAGCAGGAGGCCCACTACCTGGAGTCGGCGCTGACCGAGCTGGCCAGCTTCCACAACATGGATACCGACGCCCTCAATGTCGCTCAGAAGATGTTCCAGGTGAGCTTCGAGGAGCGCGACCAGCTGCTGCGTCCCCTGGCCGAGAGCGGCCAGGAGGCGGTGGGCTCCATGGGGGACGATACGCCCATGGCGGTGCTCTCCGGCAAGCAGCGCCTGCTGACCGACTACTTCCGCCAGAAGTTTGCCCAGGTCACCAACCCTGCCATCGACCCGCTGCGCGAGGCGATCGTGATGTCGCTGGAGACCTGCATCGGCGCCGAGCTCAACGTCTTCAAGGCGACGCCGGAGCATGCCCACCGCATTATCCTGACCACCCCGGTGCTCTCGCCGCGCAAGTTCACCGCCCTGGTGGAGCAGGATGACCCGACCTTCGCGCCCCATCGGCTGCGCATGGCCTACGACCCCGAGGCAATGGGGCTGCAGGCGGCGATTCGCGAGCTCTGCCGCCAGGCCGAGGCGGCCGTGCACGATGGCAAGGTGGTGCTGGTGCTGTCGGATGCCGACCTCGAGCGGGGCGAGCTGCCGATCCACGCGGCCCTGGCCGTGGGGGCCGTCCACCACCACCTCAGTCGCCTGGCACTGCGCCCGCGGGCCAACATCGTGGTGGAGACCGGCTATGCCCGCGACGCCCACCAGATGGCGGTGCTGTTCGGTGTGGGCGCCACCGCGGTCTTCCCGTGGCTCGCCTACCAGGTGATGGCCGACATGCAGCGCACCGGCGAGCTCACCGGCAACCCGGCCGACGCCCGCGAGAACTACCGCAAGGGCCTGCAGAAGGGGCTCTACAAGATCCTCTCCAAGATGGGCATCTCGACGCTCGCCTCCTACCGCGGCTCCCAGCTGTTCGAGGCGGTGGGCCTGGCCGACGAGGTGATGGAGCTGTGCTTCACCGGCATGGCCTCGCGCATCCAGGGCACCGGCTTCGCCGAGCTGCAGCTGCAGCAGGAGTGGCTGGCCCGCGATGCCTGGACGCCGCGCAAGGGGATCTCCCAGGGTGGCCTGGTCAAGTATGTGCACGGCCATGAGTACCACGCCTACAACCCCGACGTGGTCAAGGCGCTGCAGGAGGCGGTGCAGGAGGGCGACTACGCCAAGTGGAAGAAGTTTGCCGCCCTGGTCAACGAGCGTCCGCCGGCCACCATCCGCGACCTGCTCAAGCTGAAGCCGGCCGCCGAGCCGCTGCCGCTTTCGGAGGTGGAGGCGGTCGAGGACCTGATCCCGCGCTTCGACAGCGCCGGCATGTCGCTGGGCGCGCTGTCGCCGGAGGCTCACGAGGCCCTGGCCCAGGCCATGAACGAGGCGGGCGGGCGCTCCAACTCCGGCGAGGGCGGCGAGGATCCGGCCCGCTACGGCACCATCCGCTCCTCCAAGATCAAGCAGATCGCCTCCGGGCGCTTCGGCGTCACCCCGGCCTACCTGGTCAACGCCGAGGTGCTGCAGATCAAGGTGGCCCAGGGCGCCAAGCCCGGCGAGGGCGGCCAGCTGCCCGGCGGCAAGGTCAACGACCTGATCGCCCGGCTGCGCTACTCCGTGCCCGGCGTGACCCTGATCTCGCCGCCGCCGCACCATGACATCTACTCCATCGAGGATCTGGCCCAGCTGATCTTCGACCTCAAGCAGGTCAACCCGGAGGCCCAGGTCTCGGTGAAGCTGGTCTCCGAGCCCGGCATCGGCACCATCGCCACCGGCGTGGCCAAGGCCTACGCCGACCTGATCACCGTCTCCGGCTACGACGGCGGCACCGCGGCGAGCCCCATCACCTCCATCAAGCACGCCGGTTCCCCCTGGGAGCTGGGCCTGCCCGAGGTGCACCAGGCGCTGCGCATCAACGGCCTGCGCGACAAGATCCGCCTGCAGACCGACGGCGGCCTGAAGACCGGCCTCGACGTGGTCAAGGCGGCGATCCTCGGCGCCGAGAGCTTCGGCTTCGGCACCGCGCCCATGGTGGCGCTGGGCTGCAAGTACCTGCGCATCTGCCACCTGAACAACTGCGCCACCGGCGTGGCCACCCAGAACGACTTCCTGCGCGGCGAGCACTTCCGCGGCACCGTGGACATGGTCAAGCACTACTTCCGCTTCATCGCCGAGGAGGTGCGTGAGCTGATGGCCATGCTGGGCGTGCGAAAGCTCACCGACCTGATCGGCCGCACCGACCTGCTCGAGGTGCTGGAGGGTGTCACCGCCTCCCAGCGCAGGCTCGACCTGACCCCGCTGCTGGGCAACGACTTCGTGCCGGCCGAGGCCCCGCAGTTCTGCCAGGTAAGCCGCAACGTACCCCACGACCCGGGTGCCAAGAACCAGGAGGTGCTGGCGGCGCTGGCGGACGCCATCGAGGCGAAGTCCGGCGGCGACTTCTCCTTCACCATCACCAACTGCGACCGCAGCGTGGGGGCGCTCACCTCCGGGGCCATCGCCAAGCGCTACGGCGAGGCGGGGCTCGAGGAGGCGCCGGTCACCGCGCGCTTCATCGGCGTGGCGGGCCAGAGCTTCGGTGTCTGGAACGCCCGCGGTCTCAACCTCTATCTGGAAGGGGACGCCAACGACTACGTCGGCAAGGGCATGAACGGCGGCAAGGTGGTGATCACCCCGCCGGCGGGCAGCCGCTTCGAGAGCCACAAGACGGCGATCATCGGCAACACCTGCCTGTATGGCGCCACCGGCGGCAAGCTGTTCGCCGCGGGCACCGCCGGCGAGCGCTTCGGGGTGCGCAACTCCGGCGCCCACGCGGTGATCGAGGGCGCCGGCGACCACTGCTGCGAGTACATGACCGGCGGCCTGGTGGCGGTGCTCGGCGAGACCGGCGTCAACTTCGGCGCGGGCATGACCGGCGGCTTCGCCTACGTGCTCGACGAGGACCGTACCTTCGTCGACAATTACAACCACGAGCTGGTGGAGATCCACCGCGTCAACACGGAGACCATGGAAGCCTATCGCCGCCACCTGCGCGAGGTGATCGAGGAGTTCGTCGACGAGACCGGCTCGGCCCGCGGCCGCGCCATCCTCGACGACTTCAGCGACTTCATCCGCCACTTCTGGCTGGTGAAGCCCAAGGCGGCAAGCCTGAACAGCCTGTTGGCCCAATCCCGGCGTCAGCCGGAGTAGAGAGGCGGCGACAGCCGGAATAAGAGGCGGCGTCAGCCGGAATAACGCCCTCGACAACAGGTGATTCGCCCCGCCGGGCCCAGGGTCCGGCCGGGGTGACCAACAG
The Halomonas alkalicola DNA segment above includes these coding regions:
- the gltB gene encoding glutamate synthase large subunit, whose translation is MNRGLHQPGEFRDNCGFGLIAHMEGRASHQLLRTAIESLTCMTHRGGIAADGKTGDGCGLLLKMPEAFMRQIAQEALGVDLGERFAVGAVFLPDDDARAAKACDTLEGELRARGLVIRGWRDVPVDPSVCGPMALACLPRIRHLFVEPGKNGGVETFEVDLFMGRRLAEQALRSESEFYVCSLSEQVISYKGLVMPVDLPAFYRDLGDERLETAICVFHQRFSTNTAPRWPLAQPFRLLAHNGEINTIEANRGWANSRKENFVCERLPEIAELDEIVNTTGSDSSSMDNMLEVLLTGGMELHRAVRLMVPPAWQNVELMDGDLRAFYEYNSMHMEPWDGPAGVVMTDGRQALCMLDRNGLRPARWVITKNGFITLASEIGTYDYKPEDVVAKGRVGPGQILAVDTETGEVLHTGDIDERLKSAYPYKRWLKQEAHYLESALTELASFHNMDTDALNVAQKMFQVSFEERDQLLRPLAESGQEAVGSMGDDTPMAVLSGKQRLLTDYFRQKFAQVTNPAIDPLREAIVMSLETCIGAELNVFKATPEHAHRIILTTPVLSPRKFTALVEQDDPTFAPHRLRMAYDPEAMGLQAAIRELCRQAEAAVHDGKVVLVLSDADLERGELPIHAALAVGAVHHHLSRLALRPRANIVVETGYARDAHQMAVLFGVGATAVFPWLAYQVMADMQRTGELTGNPADARENYRKGLQKGLYKILSKMGISTLASYRGSQLFEAVGLADEVMELCFTGMASRIQGTGFAELQLQQEWLARDAWTPRKGISQGGLVKYVHGHEYHAYNPDVVKALQEAVQEGDYAKWKKFAALVNERPPATIRDLLKLKPAAEPLPLSEVEAVEDLIPRFDSAGMSLGALSPEAHEALAQAMNEAGGRSNSGEGGEDPARYGTIRSSKIKQIASGRFGVTPAYLVNAEVLQIKVAQGAKPGEGGQLPGGKVNDLIARLRYSVPGVTLISPPPHHDIYSIEDLAQLIFDLKQVNPEAQVSVKLVSEPGIGTIATGVAKAYADLITVSGYDGGTAASPITSIKHAGSPWELGLPEVHQALRINGLRDKIRLQTDGGLKTGLDVVKAAILGAESFGFGTAPMVALGCKYLRICHLNNCATGVATQNDFLRGEHFRGTVDMVKHYFRFIAEEVRELMAMLGVRKLTDLIGRTDLLEVLEGVTASQRRLDLTPLLGNDFVPAEAPQFCQVSRNVPHDPGAKNQEVLAALADAIEAKSGGDFSFTITNCDRSVGALTSGAIAKRYGEAGLEEAPVTARFIGVAGQSFGVWNARGLNLYLEGDANDYVGKGMNGGKVVITPPAGSRFESHKTAIIGNTCLYGATGGKLFAAGTAGERFGVRNSGAHAVIEGAGDHCCEYMTGGLVAVLGETGVNFGAGMTGGFAYVLDEDRTFVDNYNHELVEIHRVNTETMEAYRRHLREVIEEFVDETGSARGRAILDDFSDFIRHFWLVKPKAASLNSLLAQSRRQPE